In the genome of Henningerozyma blattae CBS 6284 chromosome 5, complete genome, one region contains:
- the TBLA0E04090 gene encoding uncharacterized protein (similar to Saccharomyces cerevisiae BFR1 (YOR198C); ancestral locus Anc_8.609), which yields MADNNNNNSNNKNNYQRIKRPDTQVRDRKLDVLRTQLKKIDVEIATIKKQIDSYQIPEAEQEKRKKLHDQTKSIIKTQAQLKTKRNEIHESIKALDASIKRKNNEINDKIGKKNKYQTTAEIKQRINDIEDSISSGDLTLVEEKLLVKEMQSLNKINKDLLLVEPIRKSIEQDKTKITELKSQLNAMNPKELSSKFDETQKDLNDIQSKTQSIYDKRQSLFNKRSTLYGKRDEIWSKIRTIQDDFDNEFKSYKQKLEKERLKREEDEKLSKLIQARDIQLDKLQERLSHAKKPAFTFEIEAIENSLQALDPTYVKPTKDFFESNDPNNLSINKHVAIKTVEDDTLVPIKKQEVFTNTPQSKSKKHKKKAHNNAPASSTADASGKFTLEASLIAVLAELDVTVPTQKEDAPKTIEQLKAKHEEFLTKQDEQTEKNIAAVEAEIAKLNLAFKTKEEQIKKELAEKRAKEQAEAEAKAVATEAN from the coding sequence ATGGCTGacaataacaacaacaacagcaacaataAGAACAATTACCAAAGAATCAAACGTCCTGATACTCAAGTAAGAGATAGAAAGTTAGATGTATTGAGAactcaattgaaaaaaatcgATGTGGAAATTGCCACTATAAAGAAGCAAATCGATTCTTATCAAATCCCAGAAGCTGAACaagaaaagagaaagaagTTGCATGACCAAACCAAATCTATTATCAAGACTCAAGCACAATTAAAGACCAAGAGAAATGAAATTCATGAATCAATTAAAGCCTTGGATGCTTCTATAAAGAGAAAGAACAATGAAATCAACGATAAGATTGGTAAGaagaataaatatcaaACCACTGCTGAAATCAAGCAAAGAATCaatgatattgaagattCTATTTCTTCTGGTGATTTAACTTTggtagaagaaaaattattggtCAAAGAAATGCAATCGTTGAACAAGATCAacaaagatttattattggtgGAACCTATTAGAAAATCCATTGAACAAGACAAGACTAAGATTACTGAATTGAAATCTCAATTGAATGCCATGAATCCTAAAGAATTATCTTCTAAATTCGATGAAACTCAAAAGGATTTGAATGATATCCAATCCAAGACTCAATCCATCTATGACAAGAGACAATCATTATTCAATAAACGTAGTACATTATACGGTAAGAGAGATGAAATCTGGTCAAAGATTAGAACTATCCAAGATGATTTCGATAATGAATTCAAATCTtacaaacaaaaattagaaaaagaaagattGAAGCgtgaagaagatgaaaaattatctaaattgATTCAAGCAAGAGATATTCAATTAGataaattacaagaaaGATTAAGTCATGCTAAGAAGCCAGCTTTCacttttgaaattgaagcCATTGAAAACTCTTTACAAGCTTTGGATCCAACTTATGTTAAACCAACAAAAGACTTCTTTGAATCCAATgatccaaataatttatctatCAACAAGCATGTTGCTATCAAGACTGTGGAAGATGATACTTTAGTTCCAATTAAAAAGCAAGAAGTTTTCACAAATACTCCACAATCCAAATCTAAAAAACATAAGAAAAAGGCTCATAACAATGCTCCAGCTTCATCCACAGCTGATGCTTCTGGTAAATTTACTTTAGAAGCCTCTTTGATTGCTGTCTTGGCTGAATTGGACGTTACTGTTCCAACTCAAAAAGAAGATGCCCCTAAGACTATTGAACAATTGAAAGCTAAACATGAAGAATTCTTGACTAAACAAGATGAACAAACTGAAAAGAACATTGCTGCTGTTGAAGCTGAAATTGCTAAATTGAACTTGGCTTTTAAGACTAAAGAAGAACAAATCAAGAAGGAATTGGCTGAAAAGAGAGCTAAAGAACAAGCTGAAGCTGAAGCCAAAGCTGTTGCCACTGAAGCAAACTAA